The following coding sequences are from one Streptomyces sp. NBC_00536 window:
- a CDS encoding aminotransferase class III-fold pyridoxal phosphate-dependent enzyme, giving the protein MDQYLPQRDRLLTSSRPLPGFEAVGANGPWLHRADGCRILDGSSGLLCANVGQGSPVVFARIEKQFSRYSFGGAAVVQPHIQMELMDRLCQAVGRPEDSVALTTCGTLGVEVAVGLARNIVRVRDGKQRGDILASSLSYHGNSMFTLGIAGNQIRSPRPEDRYGLGPAFPAPYPPTHGHAHQGNECDASCAEEVARAIDSRGSENVAAVLIEPINGTTGGAFVPPAGYLRRVSEICRERHVLVIHDEVLTGLWRTGTPLASHHWDGCEPNLVILSKGLGAGYTGVGAVLVSPQLASLLRHKDVDPLPAMGTMANHPLQAAACLGVLDELEAMDFDAFTARGERLGIALRSLTGWAPVREVRGIGHLYGVEIAPGLLWPLMEECERRGVFFYPFTGAGDPRSEGLVVAPPLNADDEDIGFLTAALTEAVAALS; this is encoded by the coding sequence GTGGATCAGTACTTGCCGCAGCGCGACCGTCTCCTGACGTCGTCAAGGCCGCTGCCGGGCTTCGAGGCCGTGGGCGCGAACGGGCCCTGGCTGCACCGTGCCGACGGCTGCCGGATCCTCGACGGATCGAGCGGCCTGCTCTGCGCGAACGTCGGGCAGGGCAGCCCCGTGGTCTTCGCCCGCATCGAGAAGCAGTTTTCCCGCTACTCGTTCGGCGGTGCCGCCGTCGTCCAGCCCCACATCCAGATGGAACTGATGGACCGGCTGTGCCAGGCGGTGGGCCGGCCGGAGGACTCCGTCGCGCTGACCACGTGCGGGACGCTCGGCGTGGAGGTCGCGGTAGGCCTGGCGCGGAACATCGTGCGGGTCCGTGACGGGAAGCAGCGCGGGGACATCCTGGCGTCCAGCCTGTCGTACCACGGCAACAGCATGTTCACCCTTGGGATCGCGGGCAATCAGATCCGCAGCCCCCGGCCGGAAGACCGGTACGGCCTCGGCCCTGCCTTCCCCGCGCCCTACCCGCCGACGCACGGCCACGCCCATCAAGGCAACGAGTGCGACGCCTCGTGTGCTGAGGAGGTGGCGCGGGCGATCGACAGCCGGGGCTCGGAGAACGTCGCCGCGGTCCTGATCGAGCCCATCAACGGCACCACGGGCGGCGCCTTCGTTCCCCCGGCCGGCTACCTGCGGCGGGTGTCGGAGATCTGCCGCGAGCGGCACGTCCTGGTCATACACGACGAGGTGCTGACGGGGCTGTGGCGCACCGGCACGCCCCTGGCGAGCCATCACTGGGACGGGTGCGAGCCTAACCTGGTCATCCTGTCCAAGGGCCTGGGCGCCGGCTACACCGGTGTGGGCGCGGTTCTCGTGTCGCCGCAGCTCGCGTCACTGCTGCGGCACAAGGACGTGGACCCGCTGCCCGCGATGGGCACCATGGCCAACCACCCCCTCCAAGCGGCGGCCTGCCTCGGCGTCCTGGACGAACTGGAAGCGATGGACTTCGACGCCTTCACCGCACGTGGCGAGCGTCTCGGAATCGCACTGCGGTCCCTGACCGGCTGGGCGCCGGTGCGGGAGGTCCGGGGCATCGGCCACCTGTACGGGGTGGAGATCGCCCCTGGGCTGCTCTGGCCGCTGATGGAGGAGTGCGAGCGGCGCGGCGTCTTCTTCTACCCGTTCACCGGAGCTGGTGACCCGCGCAGCGAGGGCCTGGTCGTCGCGCCCCCGCTGAACGCCGACGACGAGGACATCGGCTTCCTGACCGCCGCGCTCACCGAAGCGGTCGCCGCCCTCAGCTGA
- a CDS encoding helix-turn-helix domain-containing protein, with protein MDAVRKPQVTPAAPTPGEVVRATRRAQGMTLGKLGSLTGYSAAQVSRLERGKSNMTDLSVLQRFAQALDIPPQVLGLAPAPDAHPDPLSPRTGPYPGLPAPTLGTSGCDDGEDPVRTRRQLLANLAVTAAAAMGAPLAGAAPAKTEEARLGETLVAGLRDAMLGLGRVAPDTLPPDRLSVELHRASADFNDCAYSSLALRLPRLIFAGHQSTGDNFALLAQAYLLATRILIKLDEPQLGWMAADRARQFATVGGAPVAVAEAARQQAVLARKAGWHDQALALALNAADDPALREFGNAGAAQRGLLVQCAAYTVAHLRDQAGMRELTSEATAIAKTLGSVTHLRDTNGGFSWATVQLHLISAENTAGDPSAAIAAADALAPQALPTTERRALYFTDRAKAYAQWGRRDDCIRALLQAEYWAPQETHARPAVKTLVSGLLLSGRTTPELRGIAARTGVLHS; from the coding sequence ATGGATGCAGTTCGAAAGCCACAGGTGACACCCGCAGCGCCAACGCCGGGCGAGGTGGTCCGTGCAACGCGCAGAGCCCAGGGCATGACCCTGGGAAAGCTGGGATCGCTGACCGGCTACTCGGCGGCTCAGGTATCCCGCCTGGAGCGCGGGAAGTCGAACATGACGGACCTCTCCGTGCTCCAGAGGTTCGCCCAGGCGCTCGACATCCCGCCGCAGGTGCTCGGCCTCGCCCCGGCTCCGGATGCCCATCCGGATCCGCTGAGTCCGCGAACCGGGCCGTATCCCGGCCTGCCCGCCCCTACTCTGGGAACCTCAGGGTGCGACGACGGAGAGGACCCGGTGCGCACGCGAAGGCAGCTGCTCGCGAACCTGGCGGTCACCGCGGCGGCTGCCATGGGAGCCCCCCTCGCCGGCGCCGCCCCGGCCAAGACCGAGGAGGCGCGACTCGGCGAGACCCTCGTCGCGGGGCTGCGCGACGCGATGCTCGGACTCGGCCGCGTGGCCCCCGACACGCTTCCCCCGGACCGCCTCTCGGTGGAACTGCATAGGGCCTCTGCGGACTTCAACGACTGCGCGTACTCCAGCCTCGCCCTACGGCTCCCGCGCCTGATCTTCGCTGGGCACCAGTCCACCGGCGACAACTTCGCCCTGCTGGCACAGGCCTACCTCCTGGCGACGCGCATCCTCATCAAGCTCGACGAGCCGCAACTCGGCTGGATGGCAGCCGACCGCGCCCGGCAGTTCGCCACCGTCGGCGGGGCCCCGGTCGCCGTCGCGGAAGCGGCCCGCCAGCAGGCTGTCCTCGCCCGCAAGGCCGGGTGGCACGACCAGGCCTTGGCCCTCGCCCTGAACGCCGCCGACGACCCGGCTCTGCGGGAGTTCGGCAATGCCGGGGCCGCCCAGCGCGGCTTGCTTGTCCAGTGCGCCGCCTACACCGTCGCCCACCTGCGCGATCAAGCCGGTATGCGCGAGCTGACCAGCGAGGCCACCGCCATCGCCAAGACTCTGGGATCCGTCACCCACCTCCGGGACACGAACGGTGGGTTCAGCTGGGCCACCGTCCAGTTGCACCTGATCTCGGCGGAGAACACCGCCGGAGATCCCTCGGCCGCCATCGCCGCCGCCGACGCTCTCGCCCCCCAAGCGCTCCCCACCACGGAACGTCGCGCGCTCTACTTCACCGACCGCGCGAAGGCCTACGCTCAATGGGGCCGACGCGACGACTGCATCCGCGCCCTCCTCCAGGCCGAGTACTGGGCCCCCCAGGAAACCCACGCCCGCCCCGCCGTGAAAACCCTCGTCTCCGGCCTGCTGCTCTCCGGGCGCACCACACCCGAACTCCGAGGCATTGCCGCCCGCACCGGAGTTCTGCACAGCTAG
- a CDS encoding UDP-glucose dehydrogenase family protein — protein sequence MRVSVIGCGHLGIPHAAAMAELGHDVIGVDVDQAKVDRLNAGQCPIYETGLPELLAAHTTSGRLRFTTDIREAAEFAELHFIGVGTPIDADGRSYDTGQVYGAIRQLAPHLTRPCTIVGKSTVTVGTTVQVTALTQRLAPAGTAVEVVWNPEFLREGHAVEDTLRPDRLIAGLTTSEAEKAIRAVYAPILDAGVPLFVTDPQTAELAKGAANTFLGLKISYINAVADMCDAADGDISQIVEILGIDPRIGSGGMRPGIGYGGGCLPKDVRAFTASARQLGADRAATLLRAAEEINESRTDVAMALIRNALGDRSVKNTRITVWGAAFKPGTNDVRESPALALAHALQQVGATVTVHDPQAVATAMTRNPELDYTDDLPASVNGADLIVLATEWPEYGQADPQDLAGRAAIPLLVDCRTTLDPEPWRTAGWTVRQLGRPGK from the coding sequence ATGCGCGTTTCAGTAATCGGCTGCGGACATCTCGGCATCCCGCACGCGGCGGCGATGGCCGAACTGGGTCACGACGTCATCGGTGTGGACGTCGACCAGGCTAAGGTCGACCGGCTCAACGCCGGCCAGTGCCCCATCTACGAGACCGGGCTCCCCGAGCTCCTCGCCGCCCACACCACGAGCGGACGCCTGCGGTTCACCACCGACATCCGCGAGGCGGCCGAATTCGCCGAGCTGCACTTCATCGGTGTCGGCACGCCGATCGACGCGGACGGACGCTCCTACGACACCGGGCAGGTGTACGGCGCTATCCGCCAGCTCGCCCCGCACCTGACCCGGCCGTGCACGATCGTCGGTAAGAGCACGGTCACCGTCGGGACCACCGTCCAGGTCACCGCCCTCACTCAGCGCCTCGCCCCCGCCGGCACCGCGGTGGAAGTGGTCTGGAACCCGGAGTTCCTCCGCGAGGGACACGCGGTCGAGGACACGCTGCGCCCCGACCGGCTCATCGCAGGCCTCACCACCTCCGAAGCGGAGAAGGCGATCCGCGCCGTCTACGCCCCCATCCTGGACGCCGGGGTCCCGCTGTTCGTCACCGATCCGCAGACCGCCGAACTCGCCAAGGGTGCCGCGAACACCTTCCTCGGCCTGAAGATCAGCTACATCAACGCCGTCGCCGACATGTGCGACGCGGCGGACGGCGACATCTCCCAGATCGTGGAAATCCTCGGCATCGACCCTCGAATCGGGAGCGGCGGCATGCGGCCCGGCATCGGCTACGGCGGCGGCTGCCTGCCCAAGGACGTCCGCGCCTTCACCGCCTCCGCCCGCCAGCTCGGCGCCGACCGGGCCGCCACCCTCCTGCGCGCCGCCGAGGAGATCAACGAGTCCCGCACCGACGTCGCCATGGCCCTCATCCGCAACGCCCTCGGCGACCGCTCGGTCAAAAACACCAGGATCACCGTGTGGGGTGCCGCGTTCAAGCCCGGCACCAACGACGTCCGGGAAAGCCCCGCACTCGCGCTCGCCCACGCCCTCCAGCAGGTCGGCGCCACCGTCACCGTTCACGATCCGCAGGCCGTAGCCACCGCCATGACCCGCAACCCGGAACTGGACTACACCGACGACCTGCCCGCCTCCGTCAACGGAGCCGACCTCATCGTCCTGGCCACCGAATGGCCCGAATACGGCCAGGCGGACCCCCAGGACCTGGCAGGCCGCGCGGCTATCCCCCTGCTCGTCGACTGCCGCACCACCCTGGACCCCGAGCCCTGGCGCACGGCCGGCTGGACCGTCCGCCAGCTCGGACGCCCCGGAAAGTAG